One stretch of Variovorax sp. 54 DNA includes these proteins:
- a CDS encoding haloacid dehalogenase type II: MASPGAVLFDAYGTLFDVYSVGQAAERLFPGQGAALAVAWRDKQIEYTRLVTTSNDGAHYRPFSELTRAALRYSAKRLGLALGDAAEQELMDAYRTLAAFEESREVLQALKARGVVTGILSNGDPGMLDAAVRSAGLHGLLDHVLSVDGIRKYKTHPEAYRLGVTATGLPPAQIAFVSCNGWDALGATWYGFRTLWVNRYQLPFEELGTSPERTGQSLRDVLAFF; the protein is encoded by the coding sequence ATGGCTTCACCTGGGGCAGTTCTCTTTGACGCTTACGGCACCCTGTTCGACGTGTACAGCGTCGGGCAGGCGGCCGAGCGCCTGTTCCCCGGCCAGGGAGCCGCGCTGGCCGTGGCCTGGCGCGACAAGCAGATCGAATACACCCGCCTCGTGACCACCAGCAACGACGGCGCGCACTACCGCCCGTTCAGCGAACTCACGCGCGCCGCCCTGCGCTACAGCGCCAAGCGACTGGGCCTGGCACTGGGCGACGCCGCCGAGCAGGAGTTGATGGACGCCTACCGCACGCTCGCCGCTTTTGAAGAAAGCCGCGAAGTGCTGCAGGCGCTGAAGGCGCGCGGCGTGGTCACCGGCATCCTGTCGAACGGCGACCCCGGCATGCTCGACGCCGCCGTGCGCAGCGCCGGCCTGCACGGCCTGCTCGACCACGTGCTGAGCGTGGACGGCATCCGCAAGTACAAGACCCATCCCGAGGCCTACCGGCTCGGCGTCACGGCCACCGGCCTGCCGCCCGCGCAGATCGCCTTCGTGAGCTGCAACGGCTGGGACGCGCTGGGCGCCACTTGGTACGGATTTCGCACGCTCTGGGTCAACCGCTACCAACTGCCTTTCGAAGAACTGGGCACGTCCCCCGAGCGCACCGGCCAGAGCCTGCGCGACGTGCTTGCCTTCTTCTGA
- the hisC gene encoding histidinol-phosphate transaminase, with protein sequence MILLASNENPLGMPESARRAAAAALEGAGNYPDSNGTALKQALAARLDVPPEWLTLGSGSSEILELAAQVSLKPGENVVYSQYGFIVYAAATAHAHARATVVPSRDFGHDLDAMRAAIGDDTKLVFVANPNNPTGTFIDAAPLRDFLQSVPAHVTVLLDEAYTEYLAPAQRYDSMEWVRRLPNLIVARTFSKAFGLAGLRIGYGVSQPALTARMNAQRPRFNVTTPAQAAAVAALGDADFLARTYELNTAGRDQLAAGFTALGLPYVPSSGNFLMVQVGDASAVHARLLAAGIEVSLLGPYGLAQWLRVSVGLPAQNEALLAALR encoded by the coding sequence ATGATCCTCCTGGCTTCCAACGAAAACCCGCTCGGCATGCCCGAGTCGGCCCGCCGCGCCGCCGCCGCCGCCCTCGAAGGTGCGGGCAACTACCCCGACAGCAACGGCACCGCGCTCAAGCAGGCGCTGGCCGCGCGGCTCGACGTGCCGCCCGAATGGCTCACGCTCGGCAGCGGATCGAGCGAGATTCTCGAACTGGCGGCGCAGGTCAGCCTGAAGCCGGGCGAGAACGTCGTCTATTCGCAGTACGGTTTCATCGTCTATGCGGCGGCCACGGCGCACGCCCACGCGCGCGCCACCGTCGTGCCTTCGCGCGATTTTGGCCACGACCTCGACGCGATGCGCGCCGCCATCGGCGACGACACGAAGCTGGTCTTCGTCGCCAACCCGAACAACCCGACCGGCACCTTCATCGATGCTGCGCCGCTGCGCGACTTTCTGCAATCGGTGCCCGCGCACGTGACGGTGCTGCTCGACGAGGCCTACACCGAGTACCTCGCGCCCGCGCAGCGCTACGACAGCATGGAGTGGGTGCGACGCCTGCCGAACCTGATCGTGGCACGCACCTTTTCCAAGGCCTTCGGCCTGGCGGGGCTGCGCATCGGCTACGGCGTGTCGCAGCCGGCGCTCACGGCGCGCATGAACGCGCAGCGCCCGCGCTTCAACGTGACGACACCGGCCCAGGCCGCGGCCGTGGCGGCGCTGGGCGATGCGGACTTTCTGGCGCGCACCTACGAACTCAACACCGCCGGGCGCGACCAGCTTGCCGCGGGCTTCACCGCACTGGGCCTGCCGTACGTCCCGTCGTCGGGCAATTTCCTGATGGTGCAGGTCGGCGATGCGTCCGCCGTGCACGCGCGCCTGCTGGCCGCCGGCATCGAGGTCTCGCTGCTCGGCCCGTATGGCTTGGCGCAATGGCTGCGCGTGAGCGTTGGACTGCCGGCGCAGAACGAGGCGTTGCTGGCCGCGTTGCGCTGA
- a CDS encoding Bug family tripartite tricarboxylate transporter substrate binding protein, giving the protein MQRRQFAAQAAAVITATALAPMAFAQERTVRILIGFPPGGSADVVARLLADKMRVSLGQNVIIDNKPGAAGRLALAELKRSPPDGSVLIFSPSGAMVIHPWLYANLGYDPAKDFTPIALGSTFDFAVTAGPGAPAGDLKAVLAWMKANPAKANYATSGAGTVPHFAGQLLAHAAGVPMTHVAYRGGAPAAQDLIGGQVPLMVDTASETIEHHRAGKVRILAVTGEQRSRALPDVPTLKEAGINVTADAFFGLYGPPGMSPEVVARIDKAVADAVRMPDVQDRIYALGLVPAHAGPAELAAIQATHLKRWEMPIKNSGFKAES; this is encoded by the coding sequence ATGCAACGCCGCCAGTTCGCAGCGCAGGCCGCTGCCGTCATCACTGCCACGGCCCTCGCGCCGATGGCGTTCGCGCAGGAGCGCACGGTGCGCATCCTGATCGGCTTTCCGCCGGGCGGGTCGGCCGACGTGGTCGCGCGGTTGCTGGCCGACAAGATGCGTGTGTCGCTCGGGCAGAACGTCATCATCGACAACAAGCCCGGCGCGGCGGGGCGCCTCGCGCTGGCCGAACTCAAGCGCTCGCCGCCGGACGGCAGCGTGCTCATCTTCTCGCCCAGCGGCGCGATGGTGATCCACCCGTGGCTGTATGCGAACCTCGGCTACGACCCGGCGAAAGACTTCACGCCGATCGCGCTCGGCAGCACCTTCGACTTCGCCGTGACGGCCGGGCCGGGTGCGCCGGCGGGCGACCTGAAGGCGGTGCTGGCCTGGATGAAGGCCAACCCCGCCAAGGCCAACTACGCGACCTCGGGCGCGGGCACGGTGCCGCACTTCGCGGGCCAGTTGCTGGCGCACGCCGCGGGCGTGCCGATGACGCACGTCGCCTACCGCGGCGGTGCCCCGGCCGCGCAGGACCTCATCGGCGGCCAGGTGCCGCTGATGGTCGACACGGCCTCGGAAACCATCGAGCACCACCGCGCGGGCAAGGTCCGCATCCTCGCGGTGACGGGCGAACAGCGCAGCCGTGCGCTGCCTGATGTGCCGACCTTGAAGGAGGCGGGGATCAACGTGACGGCCGATGCGTTCTTCGGGCTGTATGGCCCGCCGGGGATGTCGCCCGAGGTGGTCGCGCGGATCGACAAGGCTGTGGCCGACGCGGTGCGCATGCCGGATGTGCAGGACCGGATCTATGCGCTGGGGCTCGTGCCGGCGCATGCGGGGCCGGCCGAACTCGCCGCCATTCAGGCGACCCATCTGAAGCGGTGGGAAATGCCGATCAAGAACTCGGGGTTTAAAGCCGAGTCCTGA